Proteins encoded by one window of Streptococcus suis S735:
- a CDS encoding lipoprotein has protein sequence MKIFISKLMLVSTVVLLAACQSNQVKGGESSSSSASSQVSDGSSLQQASTIASSSETQASSVTTPELSEVYQSVIDRYQANMGQPAEAINQDEASSYLSLLTSQGQEYSGIFYSLYDVNHDGTEELLLALDKSGEYVLIDLYTQLADESLRLVDNFRNLGFEIGPDALLRPLQDGTYLFEGAGVFRIYQYNAMIPGLKRISESDTNPETSPLLELKSLHWVKL, from the coding sequence ATGAAAATATTTATTAGTAAACTGATGTTAGTGTCCACGGTTGTACTATTAGCTGCTTGTCAGTCTAATCAGGTAAAAGGTGGTGAGAGTTCTAGTTCTAGTGCTTCAAGCCAAGTTTCAGATGGTTCTAGTTTGCAGCAAGCGTCAACAATAGCATCTAGCTCCGAGACGCAAGCATCCTCAGTGACCACTCCTGAGCTAAGTGAAGTATACCAATCAGTTATTGATCGTTATCAAGCGAATATGGGTCAGCCTGCTGAGGCAATTAATCAGGATGAGGCCAGTAGCTATCTGAGCTTATTAACTAGCCAGGGGCAAGAATACAGTGGAATATTTTATAGTTTGTATGATGTTAACCATGATGGTACAGAGGAGCTGCTTCTAGCTTTGGACAAGTCGGGAGAATATGTCTTAATTGACCTTTATACTCAGCTTGCCGATGAGAGTCTACGTTTGGTGGATAATTTCCGCAATCTTGGATTTGAAATTGGACCGGACGCCCTACTTCGTCCTTTACAGGATGGAACATACTTATTTGAAGGAGCTGGTGTTTTTCGCATTTATCAATACAATGCGATGATTCCAGGTTTAAAACGGATTTCTGAATCAGATACCAATCCTGAAACTTCTCCCTTGCTTGAGTTGAAAAGCTTGCATTGGGTTAAGCTATAG
- the rbfA gene encoding 30S ribosome-binding factor RbfA, whose translation MANHFRTDRVGMEIKREVNEILQKKVRDPRVQGVTITDVQMVGDLSTAKVYYTIMSNLASDNQKAQTGLEKATGTIKRELGRKLTLYKIPDLVFEKDQSIEYGNKIDQMLRALDQKD comes from the coding sequence ATGGCGAATCATTTTCGTACAGACCGTGTCGGGATGGAAATCAAGCGCGAAGTCAATGAGATTTTGCAAAAGAAAGTTCGTGATCCACGTGTGCAGGGAGTGACTATTACAGATGTTCAGATGGTCGGCGATTTGTCAACGGCCAAGGTTTATTACACAATCATGAGTAATTTGGCATCCGATAATCAAAAAGCACAAACGGGTCTTGAAAAAGCGACGGGAACCATTAAGAGAGAACTTGGTCGTAAGTTAACTCTTTATAAAATTCCGGATTTGGTCTTTGAAAAAGACCAATCAATTGAGTACGGCAATAAAATTGACCAAATGTTGCGTGCTCTTGATCAGAAAGATTAA
- the infB gene encoding translation initiation factor IF-2 — translation MSKKRLNEIARELGVSSKEVVAKAQELGFEVKSHASSVDEASAKRLAESFGGQKSEATKVAAKVSKPEKVDETPKVETAKVEKAKETQPVVKEEVAASAVQSASHRPQSRNFKAEREARAKEQAAKRAQNQGKGGQAKSDQDRRDNRQLGQGRSNNERNDRRDNRRDQRPEERKDNRFGDRRDNRDNRRQDNRSGRLARFEQREAAKPAGPKIDFKARAAALKAEQNAEYARTSEERFRQAQEAKKQPKKPKEIKFEEPVVESKPFVKPALVASVPEQVAETTVDTRRKKQARPDKKRDFNSDEEDGPRKQQRNRNSQNQVRNQRTSNWNNNKKNKKGKANQPAKPVTERKFHELPTEFEYTAGMTVAEIAKRIKREPAEIVKKLFLMGVMATQNQSLDGDTIELLMVDYGIEAKEKVEVDNADIERFFVEEGYLNEEEMTERPPVVTIMGHVDHGKTTLLDTLRNSRVATGEAGGITQHIGAYQIEEAGKKITFLDTPGHAAFTSMRARGASVTDLTILVVAADDGVMPQTIEAINHSKAANVPIIVAINKIDKPGANPERVIGELAEHGVISTAWGGESEFVEISAKFNQNIDELLETVLLVAEIQELKADPTVRAIGTVIEAHLDKGKGAVATLLVQQGTLNVQDPIVVGNTFGRVRAMTNDLGRRVKTAGPSTPVSITGLNETPMAGDHFAVYEDEKSARAAGEERAKRALLKQRQATQRVSLENLFDTLKAGEVKSVNVIIKADVQGSVEALASSLQKIEVEGVRVNIVHSAVGAINESDITLAEASNALVIGFNVRPTAEARSQAEADDVEVRLHSIIYKVIEEMEDAMKGMLDPEYEEKIIGEAIIRETFKVSKVGTIGGFMVVRGKVTRDSSVRVIRDGVVVFDGKLASLKRYKDDVKEVGNAQEGGLMIENYNDLKVDDTIEAYIMEEIKK, via the coding sequence TTGTCTAAGAAGAGATTGAATGAAATAGCCCGTGAATTAGGCGTAAGCAGTAAGGAAGTTGTTGCTAAGGCTCAAGAATTGGGTTTTGAAGTCAAAAGTCATGCTTCAAGCGTAGATGAAGCAAGTGCTAAACGCCTTGCAGAAAGCTTTGGGGGACAAAAATCAGAGGCAACTAAAGTTGCGGCAAAAGTTAGCAAGCCTGAGAAGGTTGATGAAACTCCAAAAGTGGAAACAGCTAAGGTAGAAAAAGCTAAGGAAACACAGCCAGTAGTAAAAGAAGAAGTTGCGGCAAGTGCAGTACAATCAGCTTCACATCGTCCACAGAGTCGAAACTTTAAGGCAGAGCGTGAAGCACGGGCCAAAGAGCAGGCTGCTAAGCGAGCTCAGAATCAAGGAAAAGGTGGTCAAGCTAAATCTGATCAGGACCGTCGTGACAACCGTCAACTAGGTCAGGGACGTTCAAACAATGAGCGAAATGATCGCCGCGACAATCGTCGTGACCAGCGTCCAGAAGAGCGGAAAGACAACCGATTTGGAGACCGTCGCGATAATCGAGACAACCGTCGTCAGGACAATCGTTCAGGTCGGTTAGCTCGCTTTGAACAAAGAGAGGCTGCAAAACCAGCAGGACCTAAAATTGACTTCAAAGCGCGTGCTGCTGCTTTGAAAGCAGAACAAAATGCGGAGTATGCTCGTACCAGTGAAGAACGTTTTCGTCAGGCTCAGGAAGCTAAAAAGCAACCTAAGAAGCCAAAAGAAATTAAGTTTGAAGAACCGGTTGTGGAAAGCAAACCATTTGTGAAACCTGCACTTGTTGCATCGGTACCAGAGCAAGTTGCAGAAACTACTGTAGATACCCGTCGTAAGAAACAAGCTCGACCAGATAAAAAACGTGACTTTAATAGTGACGAAGAAGATGGTCCACGGAAACAACAAAGAAATCGAAATAGTCAAAATCAAGTGAGAAATCAAAGAACAAGTAACTGGAATAACAACAAGAAAAATAAAAAAGGCAAGGCTAACCAACCTGCCAAACCTGTCACAGAACGCAAGTTCCACGAATTGCCAACTGAATTTGAATATACTGCTGGCATGACCGTCGCAGAAATTGCAAAACGAATCAAACGTGAACCTGCTGAAATTGTGAAAAAACTCTTCCTTATGGGAGTTATGGCGACTCAAAACCAATCTTTGGATGGAGATACTATCGAACTCCTCATGGTTGATTATGGTATTGAAGCGAAAGAAAAGGTAGAGGTCGATAACGCAGATATTGAGCGTTTCTTCGTAGAAGAGGGCTACCTCAATGAAGAAGAGATGACAGAACGCCCACCTGTTGTGACTATCATGGGACACGTTGACCATGGTAAAACAACCTTGTTGGACACCCTACGTAATTCTCGTGTTGCTACTGGAGAAGCTGGAGGTATCACACAGCATATCGGTGCCTACCAAATTGAGGAAGCTGGTAAGAAAATTACCTTCTTGGATACTCCAGGACACGCGGCCTTTACTTCTATGCGTGCACGTGGTGCATCTGTTACCGACTTGACCATCCTAGTTGTTGCAGCAGATGATGGTGTCATGCCGCAAACGATTGAGGCTATCAACCACTCAAAAGCAGCTAATGTGCCGATCATTGTAGCTATCAACAAGATTGACAAGCCAGGTGCAAACCCAGAGCGTGTCATCGGTGAATTGGCTGAGCACGGTGTTATCTCAACCGCTTGGGGTGGAGAATCTGAATTTGTAGAAATCTCAGCTAAGTTTAACCAAAACATTGATGAATTGTTGGAAACTGTTCTTTTGGTTGCTGAAATCCAAGAACTGAAGGCAGACCCAACTGTTCGTGCGATTGGTACAGTTATCGAAGCTCATTTGGATAAAGGGAAAGGTGCGGTTGCAACCCTCCTCGTTCAACAAGGGACACTTAATGTTCAAGACCCAATCGTTGTCGGAAATACCTTCGGACGTGTTCGTGCCATGACAAATGACCTTGGTCGTCGTGTTAAAACTGCTGGTCCATCTACACCGGTATCTATTACTGGTTTGAACGAAACGCCAATGGCTGGCGACCATTTCGCGGTTTATGAAGATGAAAAATCAGCTCGTGCAGCAGGTGAAGAACGTGCTAAACGTGCTCTTCTTAAACAGCGTCAAGCAACGCAACGAGTTAGTCTTGAAAACCTCTTTGATACCCTTAAAGCAGGTGAGGTTAAGTCAGTTAATGTGATTATCAAGGCCGACGTACAAGGTTCTGTTGAAGCTCTTGCATCATCGCTTCAAAAGATTGAAGTAGAGGGAGTACGTGTCAATATCGTCCACTCTGCAGTTGGTGCTATCAATGAATCAGATATTACTCTTGCGGAAGCTTCAAATGCTCTTGTGATTGGTTTCAACGTTCGTCCAACAGCTGAAGCGCGTAGCCAAGCTGAAGCAGATGATGTTGAAGTACGTCTTCACAGCATCATTTACAAGGTTATCGAAGAGATGGAAGATGCCATGAAAGGTATGCTTGATCCAGAATATGAAGAAAAAATCATTGGTGAGGCAATCATTCGTGAAACCTTCAAGGTATCCAAAGTTGGAACAATCGGTGGTTTCATGGTCGTACGTGGTAAGGTTACCCGTGATTCAAGTGTTCGAGTTATCCGTGATGGTGTTGTAGTATTTGATGGTAAACTAGCTAGTTTGAAACGCTATAAAGATGACGTGAAAGAAGTTGGTAATGCCCAAGAGGGTGGTTTGATGATTGAGAACTACAACGACTTGAAAGTTGATGATACCATTGAAGCTTACATCATGGAAGAAATCAAAAAATAA
- a CDS encoding YlxQ-related RNA-binding protein, producing MDSNKRQQILNLLGLAQRAGRLVSGEDLVVEAIQKGQAKLVFLAEDAAGNLSKKVTDKSHTYQVEVVTVFSTLELSAAVGKARKVLAVTDAGFTKKMRSIME from the coding sequence TTGGACTCGAATAAGAGACAGCAAATCTTAAATTTATTAGGTTTGGCCCAGCGAGCTGGTCGCCTGGTTTCGGGTGAGGACCTGGTTGTTGAAGCTATTCAAAAAGGGCAGGCAAAGTTGGTGTTTTTAGCCGAAGATGCTGCTGGAAATTTAAGTAAAAAAGTAACAGATAAAAGTCATACCTATCAAGTAGAAGTTGTAACAGTGTTTTCAACACTGGAATTGAGTGCAGCTGTCGGCAAGGCTAGAAAAGTTCTTGCAGTGACAGACGCTGGATTTACAAAGAAGATGAGGTCTATTATGGAATAG
- the rnpM gene encoding RNase P modulator RnpM: MAKARKIPLRKSVVSGEIIDKRDLLRIVKNKEGQVFIDPTGKANGRGAYIKLDNDEASQAKKRRVFDRSFSMEVAEEFYDELIAYVDHKIKRRELGLE; this comes from the coding sequence ATGGCAAAAGCTAGAAAAATACCCTTGCGCAAGTCTGTGGTGTCCGGTGAAATCATCGACAAACGGGATTTGCTCCGTATTGTAAAAAATAAAGAAGGTCAAGTATTTATCGATCCAACAGGCAAGGCAAATGGTCGTGGAGCTTACATCAAGCTTGACAATGATGAGGCAAGCCAAGCTAAGAAACGTCGTGTCTTCGATCGTTCCTTTAGTATGGAAGTGGCCGAAGAATTTTACGATGAATTAATTGCCTATGTTGATCATAAGATCAAGAGGAGAGAACTTGGACTCGAATAA
- the nusA gene encoding transcription termination factor NusA has translation MSKEMLEAFRILEEDMGINKADIIDAVTESLRSAYKRRYGQSESAVIEFDEKKGDFHVFTVREVVDEVFDSRLEISLKDALAISSAYEMGDKIKFQEDPAEFGRVAAQSAKQTIMEKMRKQKRAITFNTYKQHENEIMSGTVERFDNRFIYVNLGTIEAQLSKQDQIPGEVFQSHDRIEVYVYKVEDNGRGVNVFVSRSHPEMIKRLMEQEIPEVYDGTVEIMSVAREAGDRTKVAVRSHNPNVDAIGTIVGRGGSNIKKITSKFHPARYDAKNDRMIPTEENIDVIEWVADEAEFIYNALAPAEVDQVLFDTEDGKHATVVVPDDKLSLAIGRRGQNVRLAAHLTGFRIDIKSASEYEAFEATQYATDEVVEEVAEEQE, from the coding sequence ATGAGTAAAGAAATGCTAGAAGCCTTCCGTATTTTAGAGGAAGACATGGGTATTAACAAAGCGGATATCATTGATGCAGTTACAGAGTCGCTTCGTTCAGCTTATAAACGCCGTTATGGTCAATCAGAATCAGCAGTGATTGAATTTGACGAGAAAAAAGGCGATTTCCATGTATTTACTGTTCGTGAAGTAGTAGATGAAGTATTTGATAGCCGACTAGAAATTAGTCTAAAAGATGCCTTGGCTATTTCATCAGCTTATGAAATGGGTGACAAAATTAAATTCCAAGAAGACCCAGCGGAATTTGGACGTGTAGCTGCTCAATCAGCTAAACAGACCATCATGGAAAAGATGCGCAAACAAAAGCGTGCCATTACCTTCAATACCTACAAGCAACATGAAAATGAGATTATGTCAGGTACGGTAGAGCGTTTTGATAATCGCTTTATCTATGTCAACCTTGGTACGATTGAAGCACAATTGTCAAAACAAGACCAAATTCCTGGTGAGGTTTTCCAATCTCATGATCGCATCGAAGTCTATGTCTACAAGGTAGAAGACAATGGTCGTGGTGTTAACGTATTTGTCAGCCGTAGCCATCCAGAAATGATCAAACGTCTCATGGAACAGGAAATTCCAGAAGTATACGATGGAACAGTTGAAATCATGAGTGTTGCCCGTGAAGCTGGAGACCGTACGAAAGTGGCTGTTCGTAGCCATAATCCAAACGTAGATGCTATTGGTACTATCGTTGGTCGTGGTGGTTCAAATATTAAGAAAATCACTAGCAAATTCCACCCAGCTCGTTATGATGCTAAGAATGACCGTATGATTCCTACTGAGGAAAATATTGACGTTATCGAGTGGGTAGCAGATGAAGCGGAATTTATCTACAATGCCCTTGCACCTGCTGAAGTTGACCAAGTATTGTTTGACACGGAAGATGGGAAACATGCTACAGTCGTTGTACCAGATGATAAGTTGTCATTGGCAATTGGTCGTCGTGGTCAAAACGTTCGTTTGGCAGCGCATTTGACAGGATTCCGTATCGACATCAAGTCAGCATCGGAGTATGAAGCTTTTGAAGCAACTCAATATGCAACAGACGAAGTTGTAGAAGAAGTCGCAGAAGAACAAGAATAA
- the rimP gene encoding ribosome maturation factor RimP, with protein sequence MSSIIELVTAAITPAIQTPYELVDVEYGKMGGDYVLSIFVDKEGGISLQDTADLSEKISPILDTIKPDPFPDQYMLEVTSPGLERPLKTADAVEKAVGKYIHVKLYQAIDKIKVFEGTLLSFDGTDLIMEYMDKTRKKEVTIPYQTVAKARLAVKL encoded by the coding sequence ATGTCATCAATTATTGAATTGGTCACAGCAGCAATTACCCCCGCTATTCAAACTCCTTACGAGTTGGTAGATGTGGAATATGGTAAAATGGGCGGTGACTATGTCCTATCGATTTTTGTCGATAAGGAGGGTGGAATTTCCCTTCAAGATACGGCAGATTTATCCGAAAAGATCAGTCCGATTTTGGACACTATCAAACCAGACCCATTTCCAGACCAATACATGCTGGAGGTAACAAGTCCAGGTTTGGAACGTCCTTTAAAAACGGCAGATGCTGTTGAGAAGGCGGTTGGAAAGTACATCCATGTCAAACTCTATCAGGCAATTGATAAAATCAAGGTTTTTGAAGGAACGTTGCTCTCCTTTGATGGAACAGACCTGATTATGGAGTATATGGATAAAACTCGTAAGAAGGAAGTAACTATTCCTTACCAGACGGTGGCTAAGGCCCGTTTGGCTGTTAAGTTATAA
- the trmB gene encoding tRNA (guanosine(46)-N7)-methyltransferase TrmB, whose translation MRVRNRKGASELLANNPQYVISNPEECKGKWAEIFGNNNPIHIEVGSGKGRFVTGMAAQNPDINYIGIDIQMTVLSYALDRVLEAGLPNIKLLQVDGSSLTNYFAPAEIDQLYLNFSDPWPKKRHEKRRLTYKSFLDTYKEILPEKGEIHFKTDNRGLFEYSLASFSQYGMVLKQVWLDLHADGLEGNVMTEYEEKFSNKGQVIYRVEAQFQ comes from the coding sequence ATGAGAGTTAGAAATCGTAAGGGAGCGAGTGAGCTTCTAGCAAACAATCCCCAGTATGTTATCTCCAATCCAGAGGAGTGTAAGGGGAAATGGGCAGAGATTTTTGGAAACAATAATCCTATCCACATAGAAGTTGGTTCTGGTAAAGGTCGCTTTGTCACTGGTATGGCTGCGCAAAATCCAGATATTAACTATATTGGTATTGATATTCAGATGACCGTGTTAAGCTATGCCTTGGACCGTGTGCTTGAAGCTGGTTTACCAAATATAAAATTATTGCAGGTGGATGGTTCGAGTTTGACCAACTATTTTGCACCGGCAGAAATAGATCAGCTTTATCTGAATTTTTCAGATCCATGGCCTAAGAAACGTCATGAGAAACGCCGTTTGACCTACAAGTCATTCTTGGATACCTACAAGGAAATCCTACCTGAGAAGGGAGAAATCCACTTCAAAACAGATAATCGTGGTCTGTTTGAGTATAGCCTGGCTAGTTTTTCTCAATATGGCATGGTCTTGAAGCAGGTTTGGCTAGATTTGCATGCGGATGGTTTGGAAGGTAACGTTATGACAGAGTATGAGGAGAAATTCTCAAACAAGGGTCAAGTCATCTATCGTGTGGAAGCACAGTTTCAATAA
- the ccrZ gene encoding cell cycle regulator CcrZ, which yields MQFDTSGLQLQSIAGNSGKAFKGLRSDGTPVFVKYEMPPIVSALAREQITPPVLSANREVGMGHRVEQEWLNGRTLERQDMTSKQIRQILVRMHYSRILLNQALQMNYTYMEPQDLVYRWQKEAPTRLGQNSYLQSICQDLLNNLPRFRQEVATFVHGDLHHSNWVETTSGLVYLTDWETACVTDRMLDVAYILTHYIPRQSWEEWLRAYGYKYNSTVLNKVYWYGQLGYLNQIAKHVESYNVLAANKEIYALRQFRQSFYKEV from the coding sequence ATGCAGTTTGATACCAGTGGGCTACAATTACAGTCTATTGCAGGAAATAGTGGCAAAGCGTTTAAAGGCCTACGGTCAGACGGAACGCCAGTCTTTGTGAAGTATGAGATGCCTCCGATAGTGTCTGCTCTTGCGCGTGAGCAAATTACACCACCCGTTTTGTCAGCAAATCGTGAAGTAGGAATGGGGCATCGTGTAGAGCAGGAGTGGTTGAATGGTCGTACCTTGGAGCGTCAAGATATGACTAGTAAACAGATTCGTCAAATACTGGTGAGAATGCACTATTCTCGCATTTTGCTCAATCAGGCTTTGCAGATGAATTATACCTATATGGAACCTCAGGATTTGGTTTATCGTTGGCAAAAAGAGGCACCAACTAGATTGGGACAGAATTCTTATCTGCAATCTATCTGTCAAGATTTATTGAATAATCTACCAAGATTCCGTCAAGAGGTGGCAACATTTGTTCATGGAGATTTGCATCATAGTAACTGGGTAGAAACGACGTCTGGTTTGGTGTATTTGACAGATTGGGAGACCGCTTGTGTAACGGATCGGATGTTGGATGTTGCCTATATTTTGACGCATTATATTCCTCGTCAGTCCTGGGAAGAGTGGCTTCGGGCTTATGGCTACAAATATAACAGCACAGTATTAAATAAGGTTTATTGGTATGGCCAGCTTGGCTATCTAAACCAAATAGCTAAGCATGTAGAAAGCTACAATGTTTTGGCTGCAAATAAAGAAATTTATGCTCTACGGCAATTCCGTCAGAGTTTCTATAAGGAAGTATGA
- a CDS encoding ABC transporter permease: MKELFQQRRLDFLNRCSKYLRYVLNDHFVLVLMVLLGFLSLQYRQLLLSFPENPLPIVLVVIAISLLVLLSGRIATYLEEADQIFLLTKEKDILQGLEVAARRTVLFWSSIQVVVQLVLLPIYLKLGLPVWMIVSGLLTLLVLKCLFVKRQLVAYQSQGVLDWSKAIQDEQKRKQSILRFFALFTTVKGISTTVKPRSYLNGILRLVKSRQTWFYLYLRAFLRSGDYLGLTIRLLLLAILSLFAIEESWLSIGLVLVFHYLLVFQLLGLYKHYDYQYITQLYPLEKDSKKIGLQNLLRVILYSLLVVELGFALLFSKENAMVVVLLLVGIFLHEIYLPLKLKKLID, translated from the coding sequence ATGAAAGAATTGTTTCAACAACGCCGACTAGATTTTTTAAATCGTTGTTCCAAGTATCTGCGCTATGTTCTGAATGACCATTTTGTTTTGGTTCTCATGGTTTTATTAGGCTTTTTGAGTTTGCAATATCGTCAATTATTGTTGTCATTCCCTGAGAATCCGTTGCCGATTGTTTTGGTGGTTATTGCAATCAGTCTACTGGTGCTATTGTCCGGAAGAATTGCGACTTATTTAGAAGAAGCTGATCAAATCTTCCTATTGACCAAGGAAAAAGACATTCTGCAAGGACTCGAGGTTGCAGCCAGACGCACGGTCTTGTTTTGGTCCTCTATACAGGTGGTGGTTCAGCTTGTTTTGTTACCAATCTATTTGAAACTGGGTTTACCGGTGTGGATGATTGTATCTGGTCTTCTTACTTTGTTGGTTTTAAAATGTCTTTTTGTCAAGCGCCAATTAGTGGCTTATCAGTCACAGGGAGTATTGGACTGGTCTAAGGCTATTCAAGATGAACAAAAAAGGAAACAGTCTATTTTACGTTTCTTTGCCTTATTTACAACGGTTAAAGGAATCAGTACGACTGTTAAACCGAGAAGCTATCTCAATGGAATCTTGCGTCTCGTCAAGTCGAGACAGACTTGGTTTTATCTCTACTTACGGGCTTTCTTGCGTTCAGGAGACTACTTGGGCTTGACGATACGTCTACTGTTGTTGGCGATTTTGTCCCTATTTGCCATTGAAGAATCGTGGTTATCCATCGGCCTAGTTTTAGTCTTTCATTATTTGCTTGTCTTCCAGTTGTTGGGGCTTTACAAGCATTATGATTATCAATATATAACACAACTGTATCCTCTGGAGAAAGATTCCAAGAAAATTGGTCTTCAGAATTTGCTTAGAGTGATTTTATATAGTCTATTAGTAGTGGAATTGGGCTTTGCTCTGCTATTTTCTAAAGAGAATGCGATGGTAGTCGTCTTACTTCTCGTGGGGATTTTCTTGCATGAAATATATTTGCCTCTAAAATTAAAAAAATTGATTGACTAA
- a CDS encoding ABC transporter ATP-binding protein, which produces MLEVKNVTGGYVNIPVLKDVSFTVEDGQLVGLIGLNGAGKSTTIKEIIGLLTPYQGQIVIDGLTLLQGAENYRKKIGFIPETPSLYEELTLKEHLEVVAMAYDLSWEQAWGRVEHLLKLFRLDEKLDWFPVNFSKGMKQKVMIICAFMVEPSLLIVDEPFLGLDPVAISDLIALLGEEKSKGTSILMSTHVLDSAEKMCDSFVILHQGQVRATGNLEELQSAFGMDGASLNEIYLALTQEGVAG; this is translated from the coding sequence ATGTTAGAAGTAAAAAATGTAACTGGAGGATATGTCAATATCCCAGTTTTGAAAGATGTATCTTTTACCGTTGAGGATGGTCAATTAGTTGGTCTAATTGGTTTAAATGGTGCAGGGAAATCAACGACTATTAAGGAAATTATCGGTCTTTTGACACCCTATCAAGGACAGATTGTAATTGACGGCCTAACTTTGCTACAAGGGGCTGAAAATTATCGGAAGAAAATTGGGTTTATCCCTGAAACACCAAGTTTGTATGAAGAACTAACCCTCAAAGAGCACTTGGAAGTGGTAGCAATGGCCTATGATTTATCCTGGGAGCAAGCTTGGGGACGTGTTGAGCACTTGTTAAAACTGTTTCGCTTGGATGAGAAATTGGACTGGTTTCCTGTCAATTTTTCAAAGGGAATGAAGCAGAAGGTCATGATTATTTGTGCTTTTATGGTGGAGCCGAGTCTGTTGATTGTTGATGAGCCTTTTCTGGGATTAGACCCTGTGGCTATCTCTGATTTAATCGCTCTTTTGGGGGAAGAAAAATCTAAGGGCACTTCAATCCTCATGTCCACTCACGTTCTTGACTCAGCTGAGAAAATGTGCGACTCTTTTGTGATTTTACATCAGGGACAGGTCCGTGCAACTGGAAATTTGGAGGAGCTACAAAGCGCATTTGGTATGGATGGTGCAAGTCTGAATGAAATTTATCTGGCCTTGACGCAAGAAGGAGTGGCTGGATGA
- a CDS encoding HIT family protein encodes MSDCIFCKIISGEIPASKVYEDDQVLAFLDITQVTKGHTLVVPKKHYRNVLDMDEEAAATLFSVVPTIARQLKEKLRASGLNIVNNNEEAAGQTVFHTHIHLLPRFNNQDGLSIQFKANAPDFPALAQLAQELYLGE; translated from the coding sequence ATGTCGGATTGTATTTTTTGCAAAATTATTTCTGGAGAAATACCAGCTTCAAAAGTCTACGAAGATGACCAAGTATTAGCCTTTTTAGACATCACTCAGGTCACAAAAGGACACACATTGGTTGTCCCTAAAAAACACTACCGAAACGTGCTTGACATGGATGAAGAAGCTGCAGCCACACTCTTTTCTGTTGTGCCAACCATCGCTCGTCAGTTAAAAGAAAAACTTAGAGCTAGCGGTCTAAACATCGTTAATAATAACGAGGAGGCCGCTGGGCAAACCGTCTTTCATACACACATCCATCTCTTACCACGCTTTAACAATCAAGATGGATTGAGCATTCAATTTAAAGCCAACGCCCCTGACTTCCCAGCCCTGGCTCAACTGGCACAAGAGCTCTATCTAGGAGAATAA
- a CDS encoding methyl-accepting chemotaxis protein codes for MKLRNIILAVSAATASFLAVTHRDKITKEIKETKQLLSDIQLSKDNIQEQLAIIQSFQEPLQEMASDLQYKTRVYQQSIAGNLEEIQQILKKYQNENNTP; via the coding sequence ATGAAACTTCGTAATATCATTTTAGCCGTAAGCGCCGCTACCGCCAGCTTCCTTGCAGTCACGCATCGGGATAAAATTACCAAAGAAATAAAGGAAACCAAACAACTTCTATCAGATATTCAACTGAGCAAGGACAATATTCAGGAACAACTTGCCATTATCCAAAGTTTTCAAGAGCCCTTGCAGGAAATGGCTTCTGACTTACAATATAAGACTCGAGTCTATCAGCAAAGTATTGCAGGAAACTTGGAAGAAATCCAACAGATTCTCAAAAAATACCAGAATGAGAATAACACTCCCTAA